The following proteins are co-located in the Desulfobacterales bacterium genome:
- a CDS encoding NADH:ubiquinone reductase (Na(+)-transporting) subunit B, which produces MQWVTKQIKRLFAARRDLFEEGGKLEKLGPFYEATETFFLYPVIPTRKKPVVRDSLDLKRFMSLVIVALLPPTVFGIWNAGYQSRLASGLSTDLLPAFMTGLYFVLPIILVSYAVGFFWETLFAAIRKHPISEGLLVTGLLYPLTLPPDMPLWQVAVGMSFGIVIGKEIFGGTGRNIFNPALTARAFVFFAYPAQMSGDAVWVAVRDKAGQTVDAVTGATPLSFTELAAPFNSIKELLQANGFNLSKLFLGYYPGTIGGTSALLCLLGAAFLIILGVANFRVIAGGIIGLLAMAGVLNLFAGPGALPWFGVNPIYHLASGGFAFGIAYMATDPVSGPGTNRARWIYGFLIGVLTILIRVFNPAFPEGVMLAILFMNLFAPLMETIEIRLKIAGRIPNV; this is translated from the coding sequence ATGCAGTGGGTCACAAAGCAAATCAAGCGCCTGTTTGCCGCCCGGCGGGACCTGTTTGAGGAAGGCGGGAAGCTGGAGAAGCTGGGCCCTTTTTATGAGGCCACGGAGACCTTTTTCCTCTACCCGGTCATTCCCACCCGGAAAAAGCCGGTTGTCCGGGACAGCCTGGACCTTAAGCGGTTTATGAGCCTGGTGATTGTGGCGCTTCTGCCGCCCACGGTTTTCGGCATCTGGAATGCCGGCTACCAGAGCCGGCTGGCCTCAGGGCTATCAACGGATCTGCTGCCGGCTTTTATGACCGGCCTCTACTTTGTGCTCCCGATCATCCTTGTCTCCTATGCTGTGGGGTTTTTCTGGGAAACCCTGTTCGCAGCTATCCGCAAGCATCCCATCAGCGAGGGGCTTCTGGTGACGGGGCTTTTATATCCCCTGACCCTGCCGCCGGATATGCCCTTGTGGCAGGTGGCGGTCGGCATGTCGTTCGGCATTGTGATCGGAAAGGAGATTTTCGGCGGCACTGGCAGAAATATCTTTAATCCGGCGCTAACCGCCCGGGCGTTCGTGTTTTTCGCCTATCCCGCCCAGATGTCCGGTGACGCCGTCTGGGTGGCGGTTCGCGATAAAGCGGGGCAGACGGTGGATGCAGTCACCGGCGCCACGCCGCTCTCCTTCACGGAGCTTGCCGCACCGTTTAACTCCATTAAGGAGCTCTTGCAGGCCAACGGCTTTAACCTGTCCAAACTTTTTCTGGGCTATTATCCGGGCACCATCGGCGGCACATCCGCGCTTTTATGCCTGCTCGGCGCCGCTTTCCTTATAATCCTGGGCGTGGCCAACTTCCGGGTTATTGCGGGGGGTATCATCGGTCTTCTGGCCATGGCCGGGGTTTTGAACCTGTTTGCCGGCCCGGGTGCCCTGCCCTGGTTCGGCGTCAACCCGATCTATCATCTGGCATCCGGCGGTTTCGCCTTTGGTATCGCCTATATGGCCACAGACCCGGTTTCCGGGCCGGGCACCAACCGCGCCCGCTGGATTTACGGCTTTTTAATCGGGGTGCTGACCATATTGATCCGGGTCTTTAATCCCGCGTTTCCGGAGGGGGTCATGCTGGCGATTCTGTTTATGAACCTTTTCGCCCCGCTCATGGAAACCATTGAAATCCGCCTAAAGATTGCCGGAAGGATCCCCAATGTCTGA
- a CDS encoding 4Fe-4S dicluster domain-containing protein translates to MKTVSVKNRCKFRVAGKPAARLESIPAPAHVAAIPHQIPLIRPRLLVKPNDSVKLGTPLIEDKGNPNLKLLSPGGGHVMDIQYGPRRVIEAIIIKIAPDEPYVEFPVIDETQISGMGREEIIDALMARGLWPLIRGIPFKGVADPEEAPAAVWVPLDILDPFHPHSDVYLAEGPAKEQFLFGIKVLQKLAGRVCVCEHTDRPVPDERLRQVLTHRAAGPFPAGEPGVMHYQTKQSAKENRAWYVTGQDVLLLAEALLTGRYPTARVMTVSGGRPDNNRHVRSRIGAPLKSLVKQIDSPEAYRWVAGGLFTGYNAAPDGFMGLYETALMLVPEVTEKELLGFARPGLKKPTSSRTFLSAITRPTLTVDADRHGELRACVNCSYCAAICPVGILPQYTYKCIYAEEIEEALAHGLLDCVECGLCSYVCPSKIELTETFKDTKHKYYWGKI, encoded by the coding sequence ATGAAGACTGTTTCTGTTAAAAATCGATGCAAATTCCGCGTCGCGGGAAAACCAGCGGCCCGCCTGGAATCAATTCCCGCACCGGCCCATGTGGCGGCCATCCCGCATCAAATTCCGCTCATCCGGCCGCGCCTTCTGGTTAAGCCCAATGACTCGGTCAAATTGGGCACGCCCCTGATCGAAGACAAAGGGAACCCGAATCTAAAACTGCTGTCTCCGGGCGGCGGCCATGTTATGGACATCCAGTACGGTCCCCGCCGGGTGATTGAAGCCATTATCATCAAAATCGCACCGGATGAGCCCTATGTTGAGTTTCCGGTGATTGATGAAACGCAGATTTCCGGAATGGGCCGCGAAGAAATTATAGACGCCTTGATGGCGCGCGGGCTCTGGCCCCTTATCCGCGGCATCCCGTTTAAGGGGGTTGCCGATCCGGAGGAAGCCCCGGCGGCCGTATGGGTGCCCCTGGATATTCTCGATCCCTTTCATCCGCATTCCGATGTCTATCTGGCCGAAGGCCCGGCCAAAGAACAATTTTTATTCGGCATAAAAGTCCTTCAAAAACTCGCCGGCCGGGTTTGCGTGTGTGAGCATACGGACCGCCCGGTGCCTGATGAAAGACTGCGGCAGGTCCTTACCCATCGCGCGGCCGGGCCGTTTCCAGCGGGCGAGCCCGGCGTGATGCATTATCAGACCAAACAGTCGGCCAAAGAAAACCGGGCCTGGTATGTAACCGGCCAGGATGTGCTGCTTCTGGCAGAGGCGCTTCTTACCGGGAGATATCCAACCGCCCGGGTCATGACCGTATCCGGCGGCCGCCCGGACAACAACCGCCATGTACGTTCGCGGATCGGGGCGCCGCTGAAATCTTTGGTTAAACAAATCGATTCTCCGGAGGCCTACCGATGGGTGGCCGGCGGACTGTTTACCGGCTATAATGCAGCGCCCGATGGTTTTATGGGACTCTATGAAACCGCGCTGATGCTTGTGCCTGAGGTAACCGAAAAGGAACTGCTGGGATTTGCCCGGCCCGGGCTGAAGAAACCCACCAGTTCCCGGACATTTCTGTCGGCAATCACCCGGCCGACGCTCACAGTGGACGCCGACCGGCACGGCGAGCTTCGGGCATGCGTGAACTGCTCCTACTGCGCGGCCATCTGCCCGGTGGGGATCCTTCCCCAGTACACCTATAAATGCATTTATGCCGAAGAAATCGAAGAAGCCCTGGCCCACGGACTGCTCGACTGCGTTGAATGCGGACTCTGCTCCTATGTGTGCCCCTCCAAAATCGAGCTGACTGAAACTTTCAAGGATACCAAGCACAAGTATTATTGGGGGAAGATTTAG
- a CDS encoding ATP-binding protein → MERQQKSAIVNDLEKKMVFITGPRQVGKTWLAGQIARSFERSVYLNYDSVGDRDIIKKEAWLEDTELLILDELHKMNGWKNYVKGVYDTRPAGMRILVTGSARLEAFRQGGDSLAGRFFRHRLLPFSPAEAGHVGESVDMARFLERGGFPEPFLAAEDRDANRWRMQYLDGLIRTDILDFEKIHDFKAIQLILELLRSRTGSPVSYQSLAEDAGVAPNTVKKYIQVLESLFIVFRVTPYAKNIARSIVKTPKIYFYDTGLVNGDEGARFENMVALCLLKHVCGCVDLQGRAAALHYVRTRDGAEVDFCLTEDNQPRRLIEVKRTDEKPGRSLVNFSRRYDIPAMQVVLHLKQQRKKQDIEVRRGEDFLRSLMI, encoded by the coding sequence ATGGAACGTCAGCAGAAAAGCGCCATTGTAAACGATCTTGAAAAAAAGATGGTTTTTATCACCGGGCCGCGGCAGGTGGGCAAAACCTGGCTGGCCGGGCAGATTGCCCGGTCTTTTGAGCGCAGTGTTTATTTGAATTACGACAGTGTCGGGGATCGCGATATCATTAAAAAAGAGGCCTGGCTGGAAGACACGGAATTGTTGATCCTCGATGAGCTCCACAAGATGAATGGCTGGAAGAATTATGTCAAAGGGGTTTATGACACCCGGCCGGCAGGGATGCGGATTCTTGTCACCGGAAGTGCCCGACTGGAGGCGTTTCGGCAGGGCGGGGATTCACTGGCGGGTCGGTTTTTCCGGCACCGGCTGCTGCCGTTTTCGCCGGCGGAGGCCGGCCATGTGGGTGAATCCGTGGATATGGCCCGGTTTCTGGAGCGGGGCGGTTTTCCTGAGCCGTTTCTGGCTGCTGAGGACAGGGACGCAAACCGCTGGCGGATGCAGTACTTAGACGGTCTGATTCGGACAGATATCCTTGATTTTGAAAAAATTCATGATTTCAAAGCCATTCAACTGATTCTGGAACTGCTCCGGTCCCGGACAGGTTCGCCGGTGTCCTACCAGTCTTTGGCCGAAGACGCGGGGGTCGCACCCAATACTGTGAAAAAATATATCCAGGTGCTGGAATCCCTGTTCATTGTTTTCCGGGTAACCCCATATGCCAAAAATATTGCCCGTTCCATCGTGAAGACGCCCAAAATCTATTTTTATGATACCGGCCTGGTCAATGGGGATGAAGGTGCCCGTTTTGAAAACATGGTGGCTTTGTGCTTGTTAAAGCATGTCTGCGGCTGCGTGGACCTGCAGGGCCGGGCCGCTGCTTTGCATTATGTCCGCACCCGGGATGGGGCTGAGGTGGATTTCTGCCTCACAGAAGACAATCAGCCCCGGCGGCTGATCGAAGTCAAGCGCACCGATGAAAAGCCCGGCCGTAGTTTGGTCAATTTTTCCCGGCGCTATGATATTCCGGCAATGCAGGTGGTGCTGCATTTGAAGCAGCAGCGCAAAAAGCAGGACATTGAAGTGCGCAGGGGCGAAGATTTTCTCAGGTCGCTGATGATTTAA
- a CDS encoding universal stress protein, giving the protein MKIEKIVWPTDLSENASKALPYVTSLAQQYQAEIHILYVLKEYVAFGAAYGDTNPEEDFKRMREWERETAEKRLDELCEKFLVSCPLYIRHIDVGDPSQKILDLVKKEKADMVIMANRGRESHFDFGSVAERVLRCTDVPVLTVPA; this is encoded by the coding sequence ATGAAAATTGAAAAAATTGTCTGGCCAACGGATTTATCCGAAAATGCATCCAAGGCGCTGCCCTATGTAACCTCGCTTGCCCAGCAGTACCAGGCGGAAATCCATATCCTCTATGTATTAAAGGAATACGTGGCTTTTGGCGCCGCCTACGGCGATACCAATCCGGAAGAGGACTTCAAGCGCATGCGCGAGTGGGAGCGGGAAACCGCTGAGAAACGGCTGGATGAACTCTGCGAAAAGTTTCTCGTGAGCTGCCCCCTCTATATCCGGCATATTGATGTGGGGGACCCGTCTCAGAAAATTCTGGATCTGGTCAAAAAAGAAAAGGCAGACATGGTGATAATGGCCAACCGGGGACGGGAGAGCCACTTTGATTTCGGCTCCGTGGCTGAACGGGTGCTTCGGTGCACGGATGTTCCGGTGCTCACGGTGCCGGCTTAA
- the nqrC gene encoding NADH:ubiquinone reductase (Na(+)-transporting) subunit C, whose amino-acid sequence MSDKLKSIVFAIGMGLICGVLLTTAATALQDIQQKNMLNDRRKNILLAVDLVSREKTYTPDEIARLYKENISKMAVSPDGTIVSPDVAETDKNLLPVYLFTKDENIQAYIIPIESQGLWGKIYAYMAIAADGSTIAGFTVYKHSETPGLGGEIDTQWFQEKFEGKKIIDQTGNFVSVAIAKGEAEKKVPDEKLPHYVDGISGATLTGKYLTQGLQKTLSEYEPVSVSFRKNRLKCRMQEEQPWCETDETDQN is encoded by the coding sequence ATGTCTGATAAACTGAAATCCATCGTTTTTGCCATAGGGATGGGCTTGATCTGCGGGGTGCTTTTGACCACGGCCGCCACCGCGCTTCAGGACATCCAGCAGAAAAACATGTTAAATGACCGCCGCAAGAACATTCTTCTGGCCGTGGACCTGGTCTCCAGGGAGAAAACCTATACGCCGGATGAAATCGCCCGGCTTTATAAAGAAAACATCAGCAAAATGGCGGTCAGCCCGGATGGCACCATCGTGTCCCCGGATGTTGCCGAGACGGATAAAAACCTCTTGCCGGTGTATCTTTTTACAAAAGATGAAAATATCCAGGCCTACATTATTCCGATTGAATCCCAGGGGCTGTGGGGAAAAATTTACGCCTATATGGCGATAGCGGCGGATGGCTCAACCATTGCCGGCTTTACCGTTTACAAACACTCGGAAACTCCGGGCCTGGGCGGGGAAATCGACACCCAGTGGTTCCAGGAAAAATTTGAGGGCAAAAAAATTATCGACCAGACCGGCAATTTCGTCTCCGTGGCCATTGCCAAGGGCGAGGCCGAAAAAAAGGTGCCGGATGAGAAGCTGCCCCATTATGTGGACGGCATCAGCGGGGCGACGCTCACCGGCAAATATCTGACCCAGGGGCTTCAAAAAACGCTTTCCGAATATGAACCGGTATCCGTGTCCTTCCGGAAAAACCGGCTGAAATGCCGGATGCAGGAAGAACAACCATGGTGCGAGACCGATGAAACTGACCAAAACTAA